One Microlunatus soli genomic window carries:
- a CDS encoding MBL fold metallo-hydrolase, translating to MQITHLGHSAILIQTDGARILLDPGNIDPEWHELTDLDAILVTHQHADHIDAEFVPALLRANPGATVIVEPSVLALAGKEGQGGPIPELPGAGSLAPGDSTTIGGLSITAAGGQHAIIHADVPRIGNVGYLIGGAGEPTLFHPGDSYEYAPEGVDLLAFPTQAPWAALKEGIDFARAVGAPTGFPIHDGLVNDRGRGMVLGRINSMTPTQLVDLRGAGAQSF from the coding sequence GTGCAGATCACTCACCTGGGACATTCCGCGATTCTGATCCAGACCGATGGAGCGAGGATCCTGCTCGATCCCGGCAACATCGATCCCGAGTGGCATGAGCTGACCGACCTGGACGCGATCCTGGTCACCCATCAGCACGCCGATCACATCGACGCCGAATTCGTCCCGGCGCTGCTGCGGGCCAATCCGGGCGCCACCGTGATCGTCGAGCCGTCGGTGCTCGCGCTGGCCGGCAAGGAGGGCCAGGGCGGCCCGATCCCGGAGCTGCCCGGCGCCGGCAGTCTGGCGCCGGGGGACAGCACCACCATCGGTGGGCTCAGCATCACCGCCGCCGGCGGGCAGCACGCGATCATCCACGCCGACGTGCCGCGGATCGGCAACGTCGGCTACCTGATCGGCGGCGCGGGGGAGCCGACCCTGTTCCATCCCGGCGACTCCTACGAGTACGCCCCCGAGGGTGTCGACCTGCTGGCCTTCCCGACCCAGGCGCCGTGGGCGGCGCTGAAGGAGGGGATCGACTTCGCGCGGGCCGTCGGCGCCCCGACCGGCTTCCCGATCCACGACGGTCTGGTCAACGATCGCGGTCGCGGGATGGTGCTCGGGCGGATCAACTCGATGACGCCGACCCAGCTGGTCGATCTGCGCGGCGCCGGTGCGCAGAGCTTCTGA
- a CDS encoding class II 3-deoxy-7-phosphoheptulonate synthase — protein MSELPSLPTLKDLHALKPLQQPTYADADEVGDVVRRLRRLPPLVFAGECDELREKMAGAAAGRAFILQGGDCAETFAGVTAGNIQNKLRTLLAMALVLTYAAQVPVIKIGRMAGQFTKPRSSDTETRGEVTLPAYRGDAVNGFDFTPEARSHDPQRLLGVYNASSATLNLVRAFVNGGFADMRTMHSWNSDFVRSSPAGVRYEQLTAEIERALAFIEACGIESEATRRVDFYSSHEGLSLEYEHAMTRIDSRTHRPYNTSGHLIWIGERTRQLDGAHVELIRHVRNPVAVKLGPTTTADTALELADRIDPDGEAGRISFITRFGAGKIRDLLPDVVEKVTASGRHVTWVCDPMHGNTYEAAGGFKTRAFSDVIDEVNGFFDVHDELGTWPGGVHIELTGDDVTECVGGSHELAEADLASRYETLCDPRLNRNQSLELAFQVAERLVQSRANRPAPVIDLQSSGL, from the coding sequence GTGTCTGAGCTGCCGAGTCTGCCAACGCTGAAGGATCTGCACGCGCTGAAGCCGCTCCAGCAGCCGACCTATGCCGATGCCGACGAGGTCGGCGACGTCGTCCGGCGGCTGCGTCGACTGCCTCCGCTGGTGTTCGCCGGCGAGTGTGACGAACTCCGCGAGAAGATGGCCGGCGCGGCCGCCGGACGGGCGTTCATCCTGCAGGGCGGGGACTGCGCCGAGACCTTTGCCGGCGTGACAGCGGGCAACATCCAGAACAAGCTCCGTACGCTGCTGGCGATGGCCCTGGTGCTCACCTACGCGGCTCAGGTGCCGGTGATCAAGATCGGCCGGATGGCGGGTCAGTTCACCAAGCCGCGCAGCTCCGATACCGAGACCCGTGGTGAGGTGACGCTGCCGGCCTACCGTGGTGACGCGGTCAACGGCTTCGACTTCACCCCCGAGGCGCGCAGTCATGACCCGCAGCGATTGCTCGGCGTCTACAACGCGTCCTCGGCAACGCTCAATCTGGTCCGCGCCTTCGTCAACGGCGGTTTCGCCGACATGCGCACCATGCACTCGTGGAATTCCGACTTCGTCCGGAGCAGCCCGGCCGGGGTCCGCTACGAGCAGCTGACCGCCGAGATCGAACGCGCGTTGGCGTTCATCGAGGCCTGCGGCATCGAGAGCGAGGCGACCCGGCGAGTCGACTTCTACTCCAGTCACGAGGGTCTCAGCCTGGAGTACGAGCACGCGATGACCCGGATCGATTCCCGCACCCATCGGCCGTACAACACCTCCGGCCACCTGATCTGGATCGGTGAGCGGACCCGGCAACTGGACGGCGCGCACGTCGAGCTGATCCGGCACGTCCGCAACCCGGTGGCGGTCAAGCTCGGACCGACGACCACGGCCGACACCGCGCTCGAGCTCGCCGACCGGATCGACCCCGACGGTGAGGCGGGACGGATCAGTTTCATCACCCGCTTCGGGGCCGGCAAGATCCGCGACCTGTTGCCCGACGTGGTGGAGAAGGTCACTGCCAGCGGGCGGCACGTGACCTGGGTCTGCGATCCGATGCACGGCAACACCTACGAGGCCGCCGGAGGTTTCAAGACCCGCGCCTTCTCCGACGTGATCGACGAGGTGAACGGCTTCTTCGACGTGCACGACGAACTCGGCACCTGGCCGGGTGGGGTGCACATCGAGCTCACCGGCGACGACGTCACCGAGTGTGTCGGCGGTTCGCACGAGCTCGCCGAGGCCGACCTGGCCAGCCGGTACGAGACGCTGTGCGATCCGCGGCTGAATCGCAACCAGTCGTTGGAGCTGGCCTTCCAGGTCGCCGAGCGGCTGGTGCAGAGCCGGGCCAACCGGCCGGCGCCGGTGATCGACCTGCAGAGCTCCGGGCTCTGA
- a CDS encoding FAD-dependent monooxygenase, which produces MKILVSGASIAGPAVAYWLQRYGFEVTVVERAPRLRGGGYPIDIRGTALEVVRRMGIYPQLRAAHVNTRAISFVEPDGAPIASVRPEAFSGGDDESDLEVPRGDLARVLYDATRDGVEYRFNDSIEEMVEDADRVDVRFAGGATEPFDLVVAADGLHSTTRAQVFGPEEPFHRYLGYSFAGFTMPNLFGLSHEALLWNEPGRAAALYAVNDPDTVHAFLNLSLVEPPFHAFRDPAAQRELVASAFDGDGWWVPRIVQAMRTADDLFFDVISQIRMPRWASGRLVLLGDAAYAPSFLTGQGSSLALVGGYVLAGELATAGDHQTAVERYEKLVRPFVEQNQDLVSTGDAMMFPSTAQALIERNRIVRQLTTLPADRNAAHSALELPDYS; this is translated from the coding sequence ATGAAGATCCTGGTTTCCGGTGCCAGCATCGCCGGCCCGGCGGTTGCGTACTGGCTGCAGCGGTACGGCTTCGAGGTCACCGTCGTCGAACGCGCACCACGGCTGCGGGGCGGCGGATATCCCATCGACATCCGGGGGACCGCCCTGGAGGTGGTCCGGCGGATGGGGATCTATCCGCAACTGCGGGCCGCCCATGTCAATACGCGTGCCATCTCCTTCGTCGAACCGGACGGAGCGCCGATCGCCAGCGTGCGTCCGGAGGCGTTCTCCGGCGGCGACGACGAGAGCGACCTCGAGGTGCCGCGCGGAGATCTCGCCCGGGTGCTGTACGACGCCACTCGGGACGGAGTGGAATACCGCTTCAATGACTCGATCGAGGAAATGGTCGAGGATGCCGACCGGGTCGACGTCCGGTTCGCCGGGGGCGCGACCGAACCCTTCGATCTCGTGGTGGCGGCCGACGGCTTGCACTCGACCACCCGGGCGCAGGTCTTCGGTCCCGAGGAGCCGTTCCACCGGTATCTCGGCTACTCCTTCGCCGGGTTCACCATGCCCAACCTCTTCGGTCTGTCCCACGAAGCCCTGCTGTGGAACGAACCCGGCCGCGCCGCGGCGCTGTATGCGGTCAATGATCCGGACACGGTGCATGCGTTCCTCAATCTGTCGCTGGTCGAGCCGCCGTTCCACGCATTCCGCGATCCGGCCGCCCAGCGGGAACTGGTCGCCTCGGCGTTCGACGGCGACGGCTGGTGGGTGCCGCGGATCGTGCAGGCCATGCGTACGGCCGACGACCTGTTCTTCGACGTGATCAGTCAGATCCGGATGCCGCGCTGGGCCTCGGGCCGGCTGGTGCTCCTCGGCGATGCTGCGTACGCGCCGTCATTCTTGACCGGCCAGGGATCCAGTCTGGCGTTGGTCGGTGGTTATGTGCTGGCCGGTGAGTTGGCCACGGCCGGAGACCACCAGACAGCGGTCGAACGCTATGAGAAGTTGGTCAGGCCGTTCGTCGAGCAGAACCAGGACCTGGTCAGCACCGGCGATGCGATGATGTTTCCGAGCACCGCACAGGCGCTGATCGAGCGTAATCGGATCGTCCGGCAGTTGACCACGCTGCCGGCCGACAGGAACGCCGCGCATTCGGCGCTGGAGCTGCCGGACTACTCCTGA
- a CDS encoding MarR family winged helix-turn-helix transcriptional regulator: protein MPDSPQNPLAEHYADLMAVLPRLTQFGHAMNRGRLVEQALRDGGVSLDRPSMSVLMSLLLADEPLRIGEIARRMQVAGPHVTRLLHDLERRGLARRVSDPADARARLVELTPEGADAANGYVRSIVGWFGDALTDWSPEDLRTLGTLLTRLVDDLNTHVAEAAEESSDEASD, encoded by the coding sequence ATGCCCGACAGCCCGCAGAACCCGCTGGCCGAGCACTACGCCGACCTGATGGCGGTGCTGCCCCGACTCACCCAGTTCGGTCACGCGATGAACCGCGGCCGGCTGGTCGAGCAGGCGCTGCGCGACGGCGGCGTCAGCCTCGACCGCCCGTCGATGTCGGTGCTGATGTCGCTGCTGCTGGCCGACGAACCGTTGCGGATCGGAGAGATCGCCCGCCGGATGCAGGTCGCCGGACCGCACGTCACTCGCCTGCTGCATGACCTGGAACGCCGTGGGTTGGCCCGTCGGGTCAGCGACCCGGCCGACGCCCGGGCCCGGCTCGTCGAGCTGACCCCGGAGGGTGCGGATGCCGCGAACGGCTACGTCCGCAGCATCGTCGGCTGGTTCGGTGACGCATTGACCGACTGGTCACCGGAGGACCTGCGCACCCTCGGGACCTTGTTGACCCGGTTGGTCGACGACCTCAACACCCACGTCGCCGAGGCCGCCGAGGAGAGCTCCGACGAGGCGTCCGACTGA
- a CDS encoding DoxX family protein, with product MTTLTDPVQISAVPTAEQPRPQRRSLTIAGWILTAFGGAFLVFDGVNHVLLSQSVQAGANNLGMDPQLFLPIGIIQLIFVGLYLVPRTSTFGAILLTAFLGGAVCSNVIAGQPFFGYVMSGVYTAVIIWFGVWLRTPALRRLVPFRR from the coding sequence ATGACCACGTTGACCGATCCCGTTCAGATCAGTGCCGTTCCGACCGCCGAGCAGCCGAGACCGCAGCGCCGGAGCCTCACCATCGCCGGCTGGATCCTGACCGCCTTCGGTGGCGCCTTCCTGGTCTTCGACGGTGTCAACCACGTGCTGCTCAGCCAGTCGGTCCAGGCCGGCGCGAACAATCTCGGGATGGATCCGCAGCTGTTTCTGCCGATCGGCATCATCCAGCTGATCTTTGTCGGCCTCTACCTGGTGCCGCGGACCTCGACCTTCGGTGCCATCCTGCTGACCGCGTTCCTCGGCGGAGCCGTCTGCAGCAACGTGATCGCCGGCCAACCGTTCTTCGGCTACGTGATGTCGGGTGTCTACACCGCCGTGATCATCTGGTTCGGCGTCTGGCTGCGCACTCCCGCGCTGCGCCGACTCGTCCCGTTCCGTCGCTGA
- a CDS encoding VOC family protein, whose translation MSRMIFVNLPVADVARSTAFYAGLGFTVNPTYSDQRTSCIVVSDTIFVMVMTRDRFADFSTRPIADDSTEVINCLTCDSRQQVDDLVGRALAAGGSALREPMSDGPMYGHSFADPDGHAWEVMSMDLDVAVR comes from the coding sequence ATGAGTCGCATGATCTTCGTCAATCTGCCGGTTGCCGACGTCGCCCGGTCAACCGCCTTCTACGCCGGACTGGGGTTCACGGTCAACCCGACCTACTCCGATCAGCGGACCAGTTGCATCGTCGTGTCCGACACGATCTTCGTGATGGTGATGACCCGCGACCGATTCGCCGACTTCAGCACCCGGCCGATCGCCGATGACAGCACCGAGGTGATCAACTGCCTGACCTGCGACAGCAGGCAGCAGGTCGACGACCTCGTCGGCCGCGCCCTCGCGGCCGGCGGCTCGGCGCTGCGCGAGCCGATGTCCGACGGCCCGATGTACGGCCACAGCTTCGCCGATCCGGACGGCCACGCGTGGGAGGTCATGTCGATGGACCTCGATGTGGCCGTCCGATGA
- a CDS encoding sigma-70 family RNA polymerase sigma factor, translating to MTVMVEDEFNALVEPLRRELVVHCYRMMGSIHDAEEQVQETYIRAWRAFHGFERRSSVRTWLYKIATNTCLTALQSRTRRPVPTGLGQPAADPRGPLEARLEIDWLEPLPDAMIWAEGSSDPAEVVITKDSVRLAYIAALQLLTAQQRAVIILREVLQWRAQEVADALDLSVASVNSSLQRARAHLAGIDAETLPPIDPSDERTATLIKDFADAFEQYDVTKIVSLLADDAIWEMPPFLGWYQGAENIGALISNHCPADGPGDQLITFTWANGAPVLALYMRSSDGSHRAFQLQQLTIGDGLVQHVECYFDTRLFAAFGLPDVYPAD from the coding sequence ATGACGGTGATGGTCGAGGATGAGTTCAACGCGCTGGTCGAGCCGTTGCGCCGCGAACTGGTCGTGCACTGCTACCGGATGATGGGGTCGATCCACGACGCCGAGGAGCAGGTCCAGGAGACCTACATCCGGGCCTGGCGTGCGTTCCACGGTTTCGAACGCAGATCGTCGGTCCGCACCTGGCTCTACAAGATCGCCACCAACACCTGCCTGACCGCCTTGCAGTCCCGGACCCGGCGACCGGTCCCGACCGGGCTCGGGCAACCGGCCGCCGATCCGCGCGGACCGTTGGAGGCCAGACTCGAGATCGACTGGCTGGAGCCACTCCCGGACGCCATGATCTGGGCCGAAGGCAGCAGCGACCCCGCCGAGGTCGTGATCACCAAGGACAGTGTTCGGCTGGCCTACATCGCCGCCCTGCAACTGCTCACCGCTCAGCAGCGGGCGGTGATCATCCTGCGTGAGGTGCTGCAGTGGCGTGCCCAGGAGGTCGCCGACGCTCTCGACCTGTCGGTCGCCTCGGTGAACAGCAGCCTGCAGCGGGCCCGCGCCCACCTGGCCGGTATCGACGCCGAGACGCTGCCGCCGATCGATCCGTCCGACGAACGGACCGCGACGTTGATCAAGGACTTCGCCGACGCCTTCGAGCAGTACGACGTGACCAAGATCGTTTCGCTGCTCGCCGATGACGCGATCTGGGAGATGCCGCCGTTCCTGGGTTGGTACCAGGGTGCGGAGAACATCGGTGCGCTGATCAGCAACCACTGCCCCGCCGACGGCCCGGGCGATCAGCTGATCACCTTCACCTGGGCCAACGGGGCGCCGGTGTTGGCGCTCTACATGCGCTCATCCGACGGATCCCATCGAGCCTTCCAGTTGCAGCAGTTGACGATCGGCGACGGCCTGGTGCAGCACGTCGAGTGCTACTTCGACACGAGACTGTTCGCAGCCTTCGGCCTGCCCGACGTCTATCCCGCCGACTGA
- a CDS encoding lysophospholipid acyltransferase family protein, which translates to MAADGEKRRLRDRLPVVRRRDLKVPEFKVPDISVPEKLRGPEDEESNAGAVLYWLLRNVILGPGVDRLFRPNYEGVHNVPKIGPAILASNHLSYVDWMFIPLALHRRVTFVAKSDYFTGAGVRGWAQRRFFKGTGQVPVDRSGGRASESALQAGQKVLRRGELFGIFPEGTRSHDGRLYKGRTGVARLALEAGVPVIPTAVTGTDVIAPTGKVLAKVISPTVTFGEPLDFGRYVGLSTDRFILRSVTDEIMYAIMELSGQTYVDSYATSARAKPTEAPDEPPPPEGT; encoded by the coding sequence ATGGCGGCCGACGGCGAGAAGCGTCGGCTCCGGGACCGGCTGCCGGTGGTGCGCCGACGCGACCTGAAGGTCCCCGAATTCAAGGTGCCGGACATCTCGGTGCCGGAAAAGCTGCGCGGCCCCGAGGACGAGGAGTCCAATGCCGGAGCGGTGCTCTATTGGCTGCTGCGCAACGTCATCCTCGGCCCCGGCGTCGACCGGTTGTTCCGGCCGAACTACGAGGGCGTGCACAACGTGCCGAAGATCGGCCCGGCGATCCTGGCCTCCAATCACCTGTCCTACGTGGACTGGATGTTCATCCCGCTCGCGCTGCACCGTCGGGTGACCTTCGTGGCCAAGTCCGACTACTTCACCGGCGCCGGGGTCCGTGGCTGGGCGCAGCGCCGGTTCTTCAAGGGCACCGGTCAGGTGCCGGTCGACCGCAGCGGCGGCCGGGCCAGCGAGTCCGCGCTGCAGGCCGGGCAGAAGGTGTTGCGCCGCGGCGAGTTGTTCGGCATCTTCCCCGAAGGCACCCGCAGCCACGACGGCCGGCTCTACAAGGGCCGTACCGGGGTCGCCCGGTTGGCGTTGGAGGCCGGCGTCCCGGTGATCCCGACGGCGGTCACCGGCACCGACGTGATCGCCCCGACCGGGAAGGTGCTGGCCAAGGTGATCAGCCCGACCGTCACCTTCGGTGAACCGCTGGACTTCGGTCGCTACGTCGGGCTGTCGACCGATCGATTCATCCTGCGATCGGTCACCGACGAGATCATGTACGCGATCATGGAACTGTCCGGGCAGACCTACGTCGACAGCTACGCCACCTCGGCCCGCGCCAAGCCGACCGAAGCCCCGGACGAACCGCCGCCACCCGAAGGTACCTGA
- a CDS encoding lysophospholipid acyltransferase family protein: protein MLYWLLKRGIAQPLFSAWWRPWIEGEENLPADGPAILVANHLAEGETILLPAMLKRRLYFTPKAELYSMGGFKGWALKWFLRGIRMTPLDRSGGQRSADDMAGFVRVLHEGNLLIMFPEGGRSPDGRLYRGRTGAARLALQNGVPVIPIAVSNTKMFKGRLRIPRLRRPGIRIGKPMDFSAYRGAGNNRDTLRWITDEMMNAIMELSGQTYVDAYVSAVKAGIRRGQPLDAQVLERPGLGKEAPPLPGREAEAA, encoded by the coding sequence TTGTTGTACTGGCTGTTGAAGCGTGGGATCGCCCAGCCCCTGTTCAGCGCCTGGTGGCGACCCTGGATCGAGGGTGAGGAGAATCTTCCCGCCGATGGTCCGGCCATCCTGGTCGCCAACCATCTCGCCGAAGGCGAGACCATCCTGCTGCCCGCCATGCTGAAGCGTCGGCTCTACTTCACCCCGAAGGCGGAGTTGTACTCGATGGGCGGCTTCAAGGGATGGGCGCTGAAGTGGTTCCTGCGCGGCATCAGGATGACGCCGCTGGATCGTTCCGGCGGACAACGCAGCGCCGACGACATGGCCGGTTTCGTCCGGGTGCTGCACGAGGGCAACCTGTTGATCATGTTCCCCGAGGGCGGCCGTTCCCCGGACGGTCGGCTCTACCGCGGTCGCACCGGCGCCGCTCGGCTGGCCCTGCAGAACGGCGTCCCGGTGATCCCGATCGCGGTCTCCAACACCAAGATGTTCAAGGGCCGGCTGCGGATCCCGCGGCTGCGACGCCCCGGCATCCGGATCGGCAAGCCGATGGACTTCTCCGCCTACCGCGGTGCCGGCAACAACCGGGACACGCTGCGCTGGATCACCGACGAGATGATGAACGCGATCATGGAACTGTCCGGCCAGACCTACGTCGACGCCTACGTCTCGGCGGTCAAGGCCGGGATCCGCCGCGGGCAGCCGCTGGACGCGCAGGTGCTCGAACGCCCCGGCCTGGGTAAGGAGGCCCCACCGTTGCCCGGACGGGAGGCCGAGGCAGCCTGA
- a CDS encoding alpha/beta hydrolase, with amino-acid sequence MKLLPKRWFRSDRAAGSTGPASIGPASIRPASIRPGAEPYAAGDGDVGVLLIHGFTGSPASLRPWAEQLVAEGYRVRVPRLPGHGTSWQELNLTGWHDWYRTVEQAYLELAGSTRTVVVGGLSMGGALALRLAELHPVAGLCLVNPALRNNDPRLVLLPILKRIIASTPGISNDIARPFADEIGYSRTPLRAVGSMLQLWDVTIASLHRVDCPILLFRSLHDHVVDPSSVRLLRDRIGSAEIDERELRLSFHVATLDYDAPYIISESSRFVRRVSSDRIKQ; translated from the coding sequence ATGAAGCTCCTGCCGAAGCGTTGGTTTCGTAGCGATCGCGCGGCAGGATCCACCGGCCCCGCCTCGATCGGACCCGCCTCGATCAGACCCGCCTCGATCAGACCGGGTGCCGAACCGTACGCCGCCGGCGACGGCGACGTCGGTGTGCTGTTGATCCACGGCTTCACCGGCTCCCCCGCATCGCTGCGGCCCTGGGCCGAGCAACTGGTGGCCGAGGGCTACCGGGTCCGGGTGCCGCGGCTGCCCGGTCACGGCACGTCCTGGCAGGAACTGAATCTGACCGGTTGGCATGACTGGTATCGGACGGTCGAGCAGGCCTATCTCGAACTGGCCGGTAGTACCCGGACGGTGGTCGTCGGTGGGCTGTCGATGGGCGGCGCACTGGCCCTCCGACTCGCCGAACTGCATCCGGTCGCTGGACTCTGTCTGGTCAATCCGGCGCTGCGCAACAACGATCCGCGGCTGGTGCTGTTGCCGATCCTGAAGCGGATCATCGCGTCGACGCCGGGGATCAGCAATGACATCGCCAGACCGTTCGCCGACGAGATCGGCTACAGCCGGACGCCGCTGCGTGCGGTCGGCTCGATGCTGCAGTTGTGGGATGTCACGATCGCCTCCCTGCACCGGGTCGACTGTCCGATCCTGCTGTTCCGTTCACTGCACGACCACGTCGTCGACCCGTCCTCGGTCCGGCTGCTCCGGGACCGGATCGGCAGCGCCGAGATCGACGAGCGCGAGCTGCGGCTGAGCTTCCACGTCGCCACCTTGGACTACGACGCGCCGTACATCATCAGCGAGTCGAGCCGATTCGTCCGCCGGGTCAGCAGCGATCGGATCAAGCAATAG